In Quercus lobata isolate SW786 chromosome 12, ValleyOak3.0 Primary Assembly, whole genome shotgun sequence, a genomic segment contains:
- the LOC115971501 gene encoding acetylglutamate kinase, chloroplastic, with protein sequence MLTSKSLINHYSPPLFSSKTPNTKTRITAYPFSHSPKPRSLSIINSANESNSLSPKPGQFRVDVLSESLPFIQKFRGKTIVVKYGGAAMKSQALQASVVNDLVLLACVGLRPVLVHGGGPEINLWLKRLNIEAVFRDGLRVTDSQTMEIVSMVLVGKVNKHLVSLINKAGAIAVGLSGMDGQLLTARPSSNSAQLGFVGEVARVDPTVLRPHIENGHIPVVTSVAADESGQPYNINADTVAGELAAALGAEKLILLTDVPGILEDREDPSSLVKEINIREVKKMIENGKVGGGMIPKVNCCVRTLAQGCKTASIIDGRLPHSLLLEILTDEGAGTMITG encoded by the coding sequence ATGTTGACTTCAAAATCCCTAATAAACCACTATTCACCTCCCTTGTTCTCTTCTAAAACCCCAAACACCAAAACCCGCATCACCGCCTACCCATTTTCCCACTCTCCAAAACCACGCTCTCTCTCCATCATAAACTCCGCCAATGAATCAAACTCACTCTCGCCCAAACCGGGTCAGTTCCGAGTCGACGTTCTCTCTGAATCGCTACCCTTCATCCAGAAATTCCGGGGCAAGACCATCGTCGTCAAGTACGGCGGCGCCGCCATGAAATCCCAAGCTCTCCAAGCCTCCGTCGTCAACGACCTCGTCCTCCTCGCCTGCGTCGGCCTCCGCCCCGTCCTCGTCCACGGCGGCGGCCCCGAGATCAACCTCTGGCTCAAACGCCTCAACATCGAGGCAGTCTTCCGTGACGGCCTCCGTGTCACCGATTCTCAAACCATGGAGATCGTCTCCATGGTCTTAGTCGGTAAAGTCAACAAACATTTAGTCTCTTTGATCAACAAAGCCGGCGCCATTGCCGTCGGCCTCTCTGGAATGGATGGGCAGCTTCTCACGGCTCGGCCGAGTTCCAATTCCGCGCAATTGGGGTTCGTCGGCGAGGTCGCCCGGGTCGACCCTACCGTTCTGAGGCCGCATATCGAGAATGGGCATATTCCGGTAGTGACGTCAGTGGCTGCCGACGAGTCGGGGCAGCCTTATAATATAAATGCAGACACGGTGGCGGGGGAGTTGGCGGCGGCATTGGGGGCGGAGAAGCTGATTTTGTTGACTGACGTGCCGGGGATTTTGGAGGACCGAGAGGATCCAAGTAGTTTGGTAAAGGAGATTAATATTAGGGAGGTGAAGAAGATGATTGAGAATGGGAAGGTGGGTGGTGGGATGATTCCTAAGGTGAATTGTTGTGTGAGGACGCTTGCACAAGGGTGTAAGACGGCGAGTATTATCGATGGGAGGCTGCCCCATTCTTTGCTTTTGGAGATTCTCACTGATGAAGGAGCTGGAACCATGATTACTGGTTGA
- the LOC115971500 gene encoding DDT domain-containing protein DDR4: protein MNGGRRTRAAAASEVAVEEKRPVVVKEGSAEEPMVVLDESHLESEVAKLRGRWELASVLNFLGVFEPVIGSGLRLSAEEIEMGLIKPNSSLAQLHIALLKGIPPVSKKLNSSDAWVAELCKKLDTWWPWVAEGETPLVAAKGEEIIPRYKQLDSTNRLLILKALCELRAHQDDTVSYINDALKQGNEVSSFRKDKIGGDGNGTSYWYDGNKTIGYRLYRELNIYPSKRNSKGKGCLTPSAINFQWETLATNLEEFRKVVDELSGSDVVAEVDVCKIIETDAIPILEKLQKNKERALKQKQRKALLLNSFANPYGAGITRTCRTRRPINYTFDDYDRAIDEAIQLTKKGKTTAERKASRHESNGIDSNGGQEKDTDSKDSSGKKSDSMDNDAESDRLQEFNSDNENEDADYSGNEDADYRGKDDDINDGSDLGNYEADENAVVKTKSLGAKNRLRQRPTHNSALNSVVVPDSEDSDDENVPESTNKEISRDESSSPGTTAEEASDS, encoded by the exons ATGAACGGCGGTCGCCGGACCAGGGCCGCGGCGGCGAGCGAGGTCGCCGTGGAAGAAAAGCGGCCAGTGGTGGTGAAAGAAGGAAGCGCAGAGGAACCAATGGTGGTTCTGGACGAGTCTCATTTGGAATCGGAGGTTGCGAAGCTACGTGGACGTTGGGAACTAGCCTCCGTTCTCAACTTCCTCGGC GTTTTTGAGCCTGTGATTGGGAGTGGTTTGAGGCTCTCGGCGGAAGAGATTGAGATGGGTTTGATTAAGCCAAACAGTTCACTCGCTCAGCTTCACATTGCGCTTTTGAAG GGAATACCACCTGTAAGTAAAAAATTGAACAGTTCTGATGCTTGGGTGGCTGAACTTTGTAAGAAACTTGATACTTGGTGGCCATGG GTAGCTGAAGGGGAGACTCCATTGGTGGCAGCTAAAGG AGAGGAGATAATACCCAGATACAAACAGCTTGATTCAACTAATCGTTTACTCATTTTGAAGGCACTTTGTGAACTCCGGGCTCAT CAAGATGATACAGTTTCTTATATAAATGATGCTTTAAAACAAGGAAATGAAGTATCTTCTTTCCGCAAAGATAAGATAGGAGGAGATGGAAATGGGACTTCCTATTG GTATGATGGAAACAAAACTATTGGCTATAGATTGTACAGGGAACTGAATATATATCCATCAAAGAGAAACTCTAAGGGTAAAGGCTGTTTAACTCCATCAGCTATCAACTTTCAATGGGAAACTCTTGCAACCAATCTTGAGGAATTTCGCAAAGTTGTG GATGAACTCTCAGGTAGCGATGTTGTTGCAGAAGTTGATGTTTGTAAGATAATTGAAACTGATGCCATTCCTATTCTTGAGAAGCTTCAAAAG aacaaagaaagggCACTGAAACAAAAGCAACGGAAAGCATTGCTCCTGAATAGTTTTGCGAATCCTTATGGGGCTGGAATTACTCGCACTTGTCGCACTCGTAGGCCTATCAACTACACATTTG ATGATTATGACCGGGCCATTGATGAGGCCATTCAACTAACAAA AAAGGGGAAAACTACTGCTGAAAGGAAGGCTAGTCGACATGAAAGCAATGGCATCGACTCTAATGGGGGCCAAGAAAAGGATACAGACTCAAAGGATAGTTCTGGTAAAAAAAGTGACTCCATGGATAATGACGCTGAAAGTGACAGGCTTCAAGAATTTAATTCTGATAATGAAAATGAGGATGCTGATTATTCTGGGAATGAGGATGCTGATTATCGTGGCAAGGATGATGATATTAATGATGGTAGTGACCTAGGAAATTATGAAGCAGATGAGAATGCTGTAGTGAAAACTAAAAGCTTGGGTGCAAAGAATAGGTTGAGACAAAGACCCACTCACAATTCTGCCCTTAACTCTGTTGTGGTACCTGATTCAGAAGATTCAGATGATGAAAACGTACCAGAAAGTACAAACAAAGAGATATCAAGAGATGAAAGTTCTTCCCCAGGTACTACTGCAGAAGAGGCCAGTGACagctaa